The nucleotide sequence TAAAAGACTGGAGGGCAAACAGAATGAATGAAGATTATAATAGAATATACCAATTCAAGATTAAATTGAAACATATCAAGCCGGAAATCTGGAGAGTTATTCAGGTCCCGGAATCATATACCTTTTGGGACTTACATGTTGCAATACAGGATGCCATGGGTTGGCAGGATTGCCGTCTTCATGAATTTATTTTAACTAATCCGACCTCAGGAGAAAAAAAGAAGATTGGCATTCCCACTGAAGAATCCATAAATGACAAGACATTACCAGGCTGGAAAGAATTCATTTCCATGTATTTCAACAAAAAAAATAAAAATGCTGTTTATATATACGACTTTGGAGATAACTGGCAGCATATAATTACCTTAGAAGG is from Atribacterota bacterium and encodes:
- a CDS encoding plasmid pRiA4b ORF-3 family protein; translated protein: MNEDYNRIYQFKIKLKHIKPEIWRVIQVPESYTFWDLHVAIQDAMGWQDCRLHEFILTNPTSGEKKKIGIPTEESINDKTLPGWKEFISMYFNKKNKNAVYIYDFGDNWQHIITLEG